The proteins below are encoded in one region of Alistipes communis:
- the aspS gene encoding aspartate--tRNA ligase — protein sequence MYRTHTCGALRAANVGQTVTLAGWVQKVRNLGAMTFIDLRDRYGLTQIVVEEHSSEETRRTAAELGREFVLQVTGRVIERESKNPKLPTGEIEIAADALVILNRSDVPPFTIEEESDGGDDLRMKYRYLDLRRPPLQRALILRHRMAHAVRTFLDGEGFLEIETPYLIKSTPEGARDFVVPSRMNPNQFYALPQSPQTLKQLLMVAGYDKYFQIVRCFRDEDLRADRQPEFTQIDCEMSFVEQEDVLEVFERWAKHMFREVLGIDFAEPFRRMPWIEAMEKYGSDKPDLRFGMEFHDVTGRVKGHGFGVFDDAEYVCGFAAAGCAGYTRKQIDALTEFVKRPQVGAKGLIWIRVEADAVKSSVDKFYTPDEVRAVAEACGAAAGDMVFLMSGPKLRTLTQLCALRLEVAQQLGLRDPKRFAPLWVVDFPMFEWDDETQRFYAMHHPFTSPKPEDVPYLESDPGRVRANAYDFVCNGTEIGGGSIRIHDPKLQAAIFSCLGFTPEKAQEQFGFLMNAFKYGAPPHGGLAFGFDRLCSLFGGSESIRDYIAFPKNNAGRDVMLDAPSAIDPVQLDELYLDLHTTAK from the coding sequence ATGTACAGAACCCATACATGCGGTGCGCTGCGTGCCGCGAACGTCGGCCAGACGGTGACGCTCGCCGGCTGGGTGCAGAAGGTGCGCAACCTGGGCGCCATGACCTTCATCGACCTGCGCGACCGCTACGGCCTGACGCAGATCGTCGTCGAGGAGCACTCGTCCGAAGAGACCCGCCGGACGGCCGCCGAACTGGGCCGCGAATTCGTCCTGCAAGTGACGGGCCGCGTCATCGAACGCGAGTCGAAGAATCCCAAGCTGCCCACGGGCGAGATCGAGATCGCGGCCGATGCGCTCGTGATCCTCAACCGCTCGGACGTTCCTCCCTTCACGATCGAGGAGGAGTCGGACGGCGGCGACGACCTGCGCATGAAATACCGCTACCTCGACCTGCGCCGGCCGCCGTTGCAGCGGGCGCTGATCCTGCGGCACCGGATGGCGCACGCCGTGCGCACGTTCCTCGACGGGGAGGGATTCCTCGAAATCGAAACCCCCTACCTGATCAAGTCCACGCCCGAGGGGGCGCGCGACTTCGTGGTGCCGAGCCGCATGAACCCCAACCAGTTCTATGCGCTGCCGCAGTCGCCGCAGACGCTTAAACAGCTGCTCATGGTGGCCGGTTACGACAAATATTTCCAGATCGTGCGCTGCTTCCGCGACGAGGATCTGCGCGCCGACCGTCAGCCCGAATTCACGCAGATCGACTGCGAAATGTCGTTCGTCGAGCAGGAGGACGTGCTGGAAGTGTTCGAGCGCTGGGCGAAGCATATGTTCCGCGAGGTGCTGGGCATCGACTTCGCCGAGCCGTTCCGCCGGATGCCGTGGATCGAGGCGATGGAGAAGTACGGATCGGACAAACCCGACCTGCGCTTCGGCATGGAGTTCCACGACGTGACCGGCCGCGTCAAGGGGCACGGGTTCGGCGTGTTCGACGATGCGGAGTACGTCTGCGGCTTCGCCGCTGCGGGATGCGCGGGTTACACCCGCAAGCAGATCGACGCGCTGACCGAGTTCGTCAAGCGGCCGCAGGTGGGTGCCAAGGGGCTGATCTGGATCCGCGTCGAGGCCGATGCCGTCAAGTCGTCGGTCGACAAGTTCTACACGCCCGACGAGGTGCGTGCCGTGGCCGAGGCGTGCGGCGCGGCGGCGGGCGATATGGTCTTCCTTATGTCGGGACCCAAGTTACGGACGCTCACGCAATTGTGCGCCCTGCGTCTGGAAGTGGCCCAGCAGCTCGGTCTGCGCGATCCCAAGCGGTTCGCTCCGCTGTGGGTCGTGGATTTCCCGATGTTCGAGTGGGACGACGAGACGCAGCGCTTCTACGCGATGCATCACCCCTTCACCTCGCCCAAACCCGAGGACGTGCCCTACCTCGAAAGCGACCCGGGCCGCGTGCGCGCCAACGCCTACGACTTCGTCTGCAACGGTACCGAGATCGGCGGCGGCTCGATCCGTATCCACGATCCCAAGTTGCAGGCCGCGATCTTCTCGTGCCTGGGCTTCACGCCCGAGAAGGCGCAGGAGCAGTTCGGTTTCCTGATGAACGCCTTCAAGTACGGCGCGCCTCCTCACGGCGGCCTGGCCTTCGGGTTCGACCGTCTGTGCTCGCTGTTCGGCGGCTCGGAGTCGATCCGCGACTACATCGCTTTCCCGAAGAACAATGCCGGCCGCGACGTGATGCTCGATGCACCGTCGGCCATCGACCCTGTGCAGCTCGACGAGTTGTACCTCGACCTGCACACCACTGCAAAGTAA
- a CDS encoding nucleoside deaminase: protein MNGSINDSAAQQQRDEKFMRMAINEARQALKREEVPIGAVVVAGDRVVGRGHNLVETLQDATAHAEMQALTAASSTLGGKYLRDCTLYVTVEPCVMCAGAIAWSQAARVVWGADDPKRGYTTVEGLRLHPQTVVVRGVLAAECEALMKEFFKELR from the coding sequence ATGAACGGATCGATCAACGACAGCGCAGCACAGCAGCAGCGCGATGAAAAATTCATGCGCATGGCAATAAACGAGGCACGACAGGCGTTGAAAAGAGAGGAGGTGCCGATCGGCGCCGTCGTCGTGGCGGGCGACCGCGTCGTGGGACGGGGGCACAATCTCGTCGAAACGTTGCAGGACGCCACGGCCCATGCCGAGATGCAGGCGCTGACGGCGGCCTCGTCGACGCTCGGCGGCAAGTACCTGCGCGACTGCACGCTCTACGTCACCGTCGAGCCGTGCGTGATGTGCGCCGGCGCGATCGCATGGAGCCAGGCGGCGCGCGTGGTGTGGGGCGCCGACGATCCCAAGCGGGGCTACACGACCGTCGAGGGGTTGCGGCTGCATCCGCAGACGGTCGTCGTGCGCGGCGTATTGGCTGCCGAATGCGAAGCGCTGATGAAGGAATTTTTCAAAGAGTTGCGCTGA
- a CDS encoding tetratricopeptide repeat protein: protein MKKLFLSVAALFAVCIVSAQEGVVASYNKGAEMLQSKNYPEAAKLFQKVIDEGMASEDATELNCVETAKKYLPTCYQGMGTRAAAQGNYDEAIANLSKAAEVAELYGNVAALKKANTILAKVYQAQGGTAFNNKDYAAAAEIFAKGYAADPKNTQMALWLGTCYCELKDYDKGMEILEKVAGMQGPKFEADAAEANRLLTLYTNNRVAELQTANDQDGIIAMADKMLEQNPANALAQKIRLQAYLTKKDYAKVIELGEAAAAAQPDETEKSDVYFILGAAYNAKEMKPQAIEALKKVTAGDNVAAAQKSVAELSK from the coding sequence ATGAAAAAGCTGTTTTTATCCGTCGCCGCTCTCTTCGCGGTGTGCATCGTATCGGCGCAGGAAGGTGTCGTCGCATCGTATAACAAAGGTGCCGAGATGTTGCAGTCGAAAAACTATCCCGAAGCTGCCAAGCTGTTCCAGAAGGTGATCGACGAAGGCATGGCTTCGGAAGATGCCACCGAACTGAACTGCGTCGAGACGGCGAAGAAGTATCTGCCGACCTGCTATCAGGGGATGGGAACCCGTGCGGCCGCGCAGGGCAATTACGACGAGGCGATCGCCAATCTGTCGAAAGCGGCCGAGGTCGCCGAACTCTACGGCAATGTGGCTGCGCTGAAAAAAGCCAATACGATTCTGGCGAAAGTTTATCAGGCTCAGGGAGGTACGGCGTTCAACAACAAAGATTACGCCGCTGCTGCCGAGATTTTCGCCAAGGGCTATGCCGCCGATCCGAAGAATACGCAGATGGCCTTGTGGCTGGGAACCTGCTACTGCGAGTTGAAGGATTACGACAAGGGAATGGAGATCCTGGAGAAGGTCGCCGGGATGCAGGGCCCGAAGTTCGAGGCCGATGCCGCCGAGGCGAATCGCCTGCTGACGCTCTATACCAACAACCGTGTGGCCGAATTGCAGACCGCCAACGATCAGGACGGCATCATCGCCATGGCCGACAAGATGCTGGAACAGAACCCTGCCAACGCATTGGCGCAGAAGATACGTTTGCAGGCTTACCTTACGAAGAAGGATTACGCCAAGGTAATCGAGCTGGGCGAGGCCGCCGCCGCTGCGCAGCCCGACGAGACCGAGAAGAGCGACGTCTATTTCATCCTCGGTGCGGCATACAACGCCAAGGAGATGAAGCCGCAGGCGATCGAAGCCCTCAAAAAGGTGACCGCCGGCGACAACGTGGCCGCCGCACAGAAATCGGTTGCCGAGTTGAGCAAATAA
- a CDS encoding metallophosphoesterase family protein — translation MKHIGLISDTHGTFDDTLRGFLTDVDEIWHAGDIGSLELADRIAAFKPLRAVCGNTDGGTMRRVWPLVDFFRCEEATVLMTHIGGYPRRYDPRILPRIRSARPTLFVAGHSHILRIIYDPVYRLLHLNPGGAGNYGIHKVRTALRFVVDGAEVRDMEIGEWPRSTGAHP, via the coding sequence ATGAAACACATCGGACTCATCTCGGACACGCACGGCACCTTCGACGACACGCTGCGCGGCTTTCTCACGGACGTCGACGAGATCTGGCACGCCGGCGACATCGGCTCGCTGGAACTGGCCGACCGCATCGCCGCCTTCAAACCTCTGCGGGCCGTCTGCGGCAATACCGACGGAGGCACGATGCGGCGCGTCTGGCCGCTGGTCGACTTCTTCCGGTGCGAAGAGGCGACGGTGCTCATGACCCACATCGGAGGCTATCCGCGCCGCTACGACCCGCGCATCCTCCCGCGCATCCGGTCGGCACGCCCCACGCTCTTCGTGGCGGGACACTCCCACATCCTGCGGATCATCTACGATCCGGTCTACCGACTGCTCCACCTCAACCCCGGCGGAGCGGGAAATTACGGCATCCACAAAGTCCGCACGGCGCTGCGTTTCGTCGTCGACGGCGCCGAGGTGCGCGACATGGAGATCGGCGAGTGGCCCCGGAGCACGGGAGCGCATCCCTGA
- a CDS encoding fimbrillin family protein, translating into MRKMQKTLMLVAAAAMALAGCSKEDVSDNALPGSGTKATRGFTAEIASSRTTLNGDATRMKWTAGDQLGFYTDVETDLNVASSTYAEGATNFTAEIDTKATKVYAYYPYFKSQMDKDTPRTHENVSLYIEDAQTQTEAGVLNGNMVGMYASATLAEGQNTVLTFTPIASLIAFNIYDAENNGDAVKSITFTPAGGEKLNGQHIYNLETGETTSTGTKESATVTLTTPYTVPATKPADKAGYIYLAVTPKSYAGGTFTVVTDKGLYTFETTKSFDLSNVYAPQVIQMNLAKVRQPAPTVNHIFYDDFSTATGTNDYFSMKVSPADYAYYYTDTYTREGSVYAFNGAIRMGVSKTTGTVTTPALKLIEGTKNLKVTFYANGWKADQALNVTASTGTVVGGSDLVMPQATDTGSGVMDKSEAALFTVYVENADATTALTFALASTTVDKRFILDDLTVDVHDGPIALTPVILADDITGVAAAGVTDATFTYEVRNDNNYTASVECDGTVVTAASVENATKTITYSVSENTDTANDRSGWITITLNDPESISLKVIVSQNKKIVAGTGKYVPVEANQEDWSGKYIIGYKASSGVRILTGANSGNYANMSDAGDFNQYMDGDNIVSNVDTDIYACTFEKTVNGYSIHCADGYIGYTSTATSKNNNLWFSPNIVEKQYEWTISYSKCVEIQNVYNTKRIIWANASANRFAGYTSKQQEVILYKYME; encoded by the coding sequence ATGAGAAAGATGCAAAAAACTCTGATGCTCGTTGCAGCAGCTGCAATGGCATTGGCCGGATGTTCGAAGGAGGACGTATCCGATAACGCACTGCCCGGATCGGGAACCAAGGCCACACGCGGTTTCACGGCCGAGATCGCTTCGTCACGTACGACGCTCAACGGCGACGCGACACGCATGAAATGGACGGCGGGCGACCAGTTGGGCTTCTATACCGACGTCGAGACCGATCTGAACGTGGCGTCGAGCACCTACGCCGAAGGCGCGACCAACTTCACCGCCGAGATCGACACCAAGGCGACGAAGGTGTATGCGTACTATCCCTATTTCAAGTCGCAAATGGACAAGGATACTCCCCGCACGCATGAAAACGTTTCTCTCTATATCGAGGATGCGCAGACACAGACCGAAGCCGGCGTGCTGAACGGCAATATGGTCGGTATGTACGCCAGCGCGACGCTTGCCGAGGGACAGAATACGGTGCTGACCTTCACGCCGATCGCATCGCTGATCGCGTTCAATATCTACGATGCCGAGAATAACGGCGACGCGGTGAAGAGTATCACCTTTACGCCGGCAGGCGGAGAAAAGCTCAACGGCCAGCACATCTATAATCTGGAAACGGGCGAGACAACAAGTACGGGCACCAAGGAGTCTGCTACCGTAACATTGACGACGCCTTATACCGTTCCCGCAACCAAACCCGCCGACAAGGCCGGTTACATCTATCTGGCCGTCACGCCGAAGAGCTACGCCGGAGGTACGTTTACCGTTGTGACCGATAAGGGGTTATACACGTTCGAAACGACAAAGAGTTTTGATTTGTCGAATGTCTATGCTCCACAGGTTATTCAGATGAATCTTGCGAAAGTTCGGCAGCCGGCACCAACGGTCAATCATATTTTTTACGATGATTTCAGTACTGCGACTGGAACGAATGATTATTTCTCGATGAAGGTATCGCCGGCCGATTATGCTTATTATTACACGGATACATATACTCGTGAAGGAAGTGTTTATGCATTCAACGGGGCGATTCGCATGGGGGTAAGTAAAACTACTGGAACGGTGACAACTCCGGCATTGAAATTGATCGAAGGAACCAAAAATCTGAAAGTGACTTTCTATGCCAACGGTTGGAAGGCGGATCAAGCGCTGAACGTAACGGCTTCGACGGGCACGGTCGTAGGCGGAAGCGATCTCGTCATGCCTCAGGCAACCGATACCGGCAGCGGAGTAATGGACAAGAGCGAAGCAGCTCTCTTTACGGTCTACGTCGAAAATGCGGATGCCACGACTGCGCTTACATTCGCTTTGGCATCTACGACAGTCGATAAGCGTTTTATTCTCGACGATCTGACTGTCGACGTGCATGACGGACCGATCGCGCTGACTCCGGTGATTCTTGCAGACGACATAACGGGTGTGGCGGCTGCGGGCGTCACGGATGCCACCTTCACATATGAAGTACGCAACGACAATAATTATACGGCATCTGTCGAATGCGACGGAACGGTCGTGACGGCAGCTTCGGTGGAAAATGCGACGAAAACGATAACTTATTCCGTAAGCGAGAACACCGATACGGCAAACGATCGAAGCGGATGGATTACCATTACGTTGAACGACCCAGAATCGATTTCATTGAAAGTTATTGTCTCACAAAATAAAAAGATTGTCGCCGGAACAGGGAAATATGTACCTGTTGAAGCGAATCAGGAAGATTGGAGTGGAAAGTATATTATCGGTTACAAAGCTTCAAGCGGTGTTCGCATACTCACGGGAGCTAATTCCGGAAATTATGCAAACATGTCAGATGCAGGTGATTTTAACCAGTATATGGATGGAGATAATATTGTTTCTAATGTCGATACGGATATATATGCTTGTACGTTTGAGAAAACCGTAAACGGTTATTCAATTCATTGTGCAGATGGATATATTGGATATACATCTACTGCAACTTCAAAAAATAACAATCTGTGGTTTAGCCCAAACATTGTTGAAAAACAGTATGAATGGACGATTTCATATTCTAAATGTGTTGAGATTCAGAATGTTTATAATACAAAACGTATTATTTGGGCGAATGCTTCTGCAAATCGATTTGCAGGATATACATCGAAACAACAGGAGGTAATCCTTTATAAATATATGGAATAA
- a CDS encoding replication-associated recombination protein A, giving the protein MSIPLAERLRPRTLDDYIGQEHLVGGNGVFRKFLETGNVPSFILWGPPGVGKTTLAKIVATELKRPFFTLSAVTSGVKDVREVIESARKQHFFNTPPPILFIDEIHRFNKSQQDSLLGAVEQGVVTLVGATTENPSFEVISPLLSRCQVYILRPMEDAQLQRLLDRAIATDPELRERGIDVRETEALFRFSGGDARKLLNILDILLAANEGRLTITDRLVTDCLQQNIALYDKNGEQHYDVISAFIKSVRGSDPNAAIYYLARMLAGGEEPRFIARRLVILASEDIGLANPNALLLANACFDTVHKIGMPEARIPLAEATIYLATSPKSNSAYMAINKALSFVEHDTTNRPVPLHLRNAPTKLMDQAGYGKGYKYAHDYGGFADLEFMPETLVGRRFYEPNAQNPAEAKIAERIRQLWKGKY; this is encoded by the coding sequence ATGTCGATTCCTTTGGCCGAACGCCTCCGTCCCCGCACGCTCGACGACTACATCGGGCAGGAGCATCTGGTGGGCGGCAACGGCGTTTTCCGCAAGTTTCTGGAGACGGGCAACGTCCCGTCGTTCATCCTCTGGGGGCCTCCGGGGGTGGGGAAGACCACGCTGGCTAAGATCGTGGCCACGGAGCTCAAACGCCCCTTCTTCACGCTGTCGGCCGTTACGTCGGGGGTCAAGGATGTGCGCGAAGTGATCGAATCGGCCCGCAAGCAGCACTTCTTCAACACGCCGCCGCCGATCCTGTTCATCGACGAAATCCACCGTTTCAACAAGTCGCAGCAGGATTCGCTGCTGGGGGCCGTCGAGCAGGGTGTCGTGACGCTCGTGGGCGCCACGACCGAAAACCCTTCGTTCGAGGTGATTTCGCCGCTGTTGAGCCGCTGCCAGGTCTACATCCTGCGACCGATGGAGGACGCCCAGCTGCAACGGCTGCTCGACCGTGCGATCGCCACCGACCCCGAACTGCGCGAGCGGGGGATCGACGTGCGCGAAACGGAGGCGCTGTTCCGCTTCTCGGGTGGCGATGCGCGCAAGCTGCTCAATATTCTGGACATTCTGCTGGCGGCCAACGAGGGCCGGCTGACGATCACCGACCGGCTGGTCACCGACTGCCTGCAACAGAACATCGCCCTCTACGACAAGAACGGCGAACAGCACTACGACGTCATCTCGGCCTTCATCAAATCGGTGCGGGGCAGCGATCCCAACGCCGCGATCTACTACCTGGCACGGATGCTCGCCGGCGGCGAGGAGCCCCGCTTCATCGCCCGCCGGCTGGTGATTCTCGCCTCGGAGGACATCGGACTGGCCAATCCCAACGCCCTGCTGCTGGCCAACGCCTGCTTCGATACGGTGCACAAGATCGGTATGCCCGAGGCCCGCATTCCGCTGGCCGAAGCGACGATCTATCTGGCCACGTCGCCCAAGAGCAACTCGGCCTACATGGCTATCAACAAGGCGCTCTCCTTCGTCGAACACGACACGACGAACCGTCCCGTGCCGCTCCATCTGCGCAACGCACCGACCAAGTTGATGGATCAGGCGGGCTACGGCAAGGGATACAAGTACGCCCACGACTACGGCGGCTTCGCCGATCTGGAATTCATGCCCGAAACCCTCGTCGGCCGCCGTTTCTACGAACCGAACGCGCAGAACCCCGCCGAGGCGAAGATCGCCGAGCGCATCCGCCAACTGTGGAAAGGAAAATACTGA
- a CDS encoding ATP-dependent Clp protease ATP-binding subunit, whose amino-acid sequence MQTKISKTLEGLIARTAFDTSKQEETRWLKDRLLLEIVREEGSLAYQLLSARLKDWELYQVRLRIERDLQERTDGPAGNPEEFYVQFANELRKRYRTAPSVSTAHALHAIISDEQTIGTHVLEMYHITPAVVEDEIRRMSAADEPRAELHVRLLDYSEQGQRPAEGSRMLDKFGVDLTRQAREGKIDPVIGRECEIERVVQILSRRKKNNPILIGEAGVGKSAIVEGLALRIAAGDVPYTIAGKRLYSLDVSSLVAGTKFRGEFEERMQQLLDELRKADDTIIFIDEIHTIVGAGSTQGSLDTANILKPALARGELQTIGATTLDEYRENIEKDSALERRFQRVLVEPTSCEETLQILRNIAPRYEAHHKVRYTDEALEACVTLTNRYITDRFFPDKAIDVLDEAGSRMHLQTAREPDTLREMEAALASTCEERREAVRQLVYEKAAAARLRELALRSKLDESRAEWQRSLESHPAEIRAEHIAQVITSATGIPIERITTGELGRLRGLKDYLAGRVIGQDAAVEKVALSIQRSRAGLKDENRPIGVFLFVGPTGVGKTLLAKELSKWLFDERRGLIRIDMSEYGEKHNVSRLIGSPPGYVGYGEGGQLTEAVRRQPYAVVLFDEIEKAHPEVFNAMLQIFDEGHLTDGSGRKVDFRNTVIIMTSNVGSRAAVQRAVQVGYSTSSKTVVEQAAPQIEYRKALERTFAPEFLNRIDDIIVFRTLTLEDVERIVELELRRLLARTQRLGYKVEISAEAKRRLAVMGYEARYGVRSLKRTLLDNVEEPLSTLIIEGRVNEGAKVKILPAKAGVTLKVA is encoded by the coding sequence ATGCAGACCAAGATTTCAAAGACGCTCGAAGGGCTGATCGCCCGCACGGCGTTCGACACATCGAAACAAGAAGAGACCCGTTGGTTGAAGGATCGCTTGCTGCTCGAGATTGTACGGGAGGAGGGATCGTTGGCCTATCAATTGCTTTCAGCCCGTCTCAAGGACTGGGAACTATATCAGGTTCGCCTGCGCATCGAACGCGATTTGCAGGAGCGTACCGACGGCCCGGCCGGAAATCCCGAAGAGTTTTACGTTCAGTTCGCGAACGAGTTGCGCAAACGTTATCGTACTGCTCCCAGCGTCTCTACGGCCCACGCCTTACATGCCATCATCAGCGACGAGCAGACGATCGGCACGCACGTATTGGAAATGTACCACATCACGCCGGCCGTCGTCGAGGACGAAATCCGCCGCATGAGCGCGGCCGACGAACCGCGCGCCGAGCTGCACGTCCGCCTGCTCGACTACTCCGAGCAGGGACAGCGGCCCGCCGAAGGCAGCCGGATGCTCGACAAGTTCGGCGTAGACCTGACCCGGCAGGCGCGTGAAGGGAAAATCGACCCCGTGATCGGCCGCGAATGCGAGATCGAGCGCGTGGTGCAGATCCTCTCGCGCCGCAAGAAAAACAATCCGATCCTGATCGGCGAAGCGGGCGTGGGCAAGAGCGCCATCGTCGAGGGGCTCGCGCTGCGGATCGCAGCGGGCGACGTTCCCTACACCATCGCAGGCAAGCGGCTCTATTCGCTCGACGTCTCGTCGCTGGTGGCGGGCACCAAGTTCCGCGGCGAATTCGAGGAGCGGATGCAGCAACTGCTCGACGAGCTGCGCAAAGCCGACGACACGATCATCTTCATCGACGAGATCCACACCATCGTCGGCGCGGGGTCGACTCAGGGAAGTCTCGACACGGCCAATATCCTCAAACCGGCGCTTGCGCGCGGCGAATTGCAGACCATCGGCGCCACGACGCTCGACGAGTACCGCGAGAACATCGAGAAGGACTCGGCGCTCGAACGCCGCTTCCAGCGCGTGCTGGTCGAACCGACTTCGTGCGAGGAGACGCTCCAAATTCTGCGCAACATCGCGCCCCGCTACGAGGCGCACCACAAAGTCCGCTACACGGACGAGGCGCTCGAAGCGTGCGTGACGCTCACGAACCGCTATATCACCGACCGCTTCTTCCCCGACAAGGCCATCGACGTGCTCGACGAGGCGGGGTCGCGGATGCATCTGCAAACGGCGCGCGAACCGGACACGCTGCGCGAAATGGAGGCCGCGCTGGCCTCGACCTGCGAGGAACGCCGCGAAGCGGTCCGCCAGCTCGTCTACGAAAAGGCGGCCGCAGCACGTCTGCGGGAGCTGGCGCTGCGTTCGAAACTGGACGAGAGCCGCGCCGAGTGGCAGCGGTCGCTCGAAAGCCATCCGGCGGAGATCCGCGCCGAACACATCGCGCAGGTCATCACTTCGGCGACGGGCATCCCGATCGAACGGATCACGACGGGCGAGCTGGGACGCCTGCGCGGACTCAAAGACTACCTCGCCGGCCGTGTCATCGGACAGGATGCCGCCGTGGAGAAGGTGGCGCTCTCGATCCAGCGCTCGCGCGCCGGACTCAAAGACGAGAACCGCCCGATCGGCGTCTTCCTCTTCGTCGGCCCGACGGGCGTCGGCAAGACGCTGTTGGCCAAGGAGCTGTCGAAATGGCTCTTCGACGAACGGCGCGGACTGATCCGCATCGACATGAGCGAGTACGGCGAGAAACACAACGTCTCGCGTCTGATCGGCTCCCCTCCGGGCTACGTCGGTTACGGCGAAGGCGGCCAGCTCACCGAAGCGGTACGCCGCCAGCCCTACGCGGTGGTGCTGTTCGACGAGATCGAGAAGGCGCATCCCGAAGTTTTCAACGCCATGCTCCAAATCTTCGACGAAGGACACCTTACCGACGGATCGGGCCGCAAGGTCGATTTCCGCAACACGGTCATCATCATGACCTCGAACGTCGGTTCGCGCGCCGCCGTGCAGCGAGCCGTACAGGTGGGTTACTCCACCTCGTCGAAGACGGTCGTCGAACAGGCCGCACCGCAGATCGAGTACCGCAAGGCGCTCGAACGCACCTTCGCGCCGGAGTTCCTCAACCGCATCGACGACATCATCGTCTTCCGCACGCTCACGCTCGAAGACGTGGAACGCATCGTCGAGCTGGAATTGCGCCGCCTGCTGGCCCGCACGCAACGGCTGGGCTACAAGGTGGAGATCTCGGCCGAGGCGAAACGCCGGCTGGCGGTCATGGGCTACGAGGCGCGCTACGGCGTGCGGTCGCTCAAACGGACGCTGCTCGACAATGTCGAGGAACCGCTCTCGACGCTCATCATCGAAGGCCGCGTCAACGAAGGCGCCAAAGTAAAGATTCTCCCCGCAAAGGCGGGCGTTACGCTCAAAGTGGCGTAA
- a CDS encoding putative quinol monooxygenase yields the protein MIRLNVFIRTTATNREETVATAKELVAASLKDAGCVAYDLFESATRPDVLMICETWSDAKALAAHETTSHFTTLVPRLNELGELKLEKFVF from the coding sequence ATGATACGACTCAATGTATTTATCCGCACGACGGCGACCAACCGTGAAGAGACGGTCGCCACGGCCAAGGAACTGGTAGCGGCTTCGCTCAAAGACGCGGGCTGCGTCGCCTACGATCTGTTCGAGAGCGCCACGCGCCCCGACGTACTGATGATCTGCGAGACATGGAGCGACGCCAAGGCGCTCGCCGCCCATGAGACGACCTCGCATTTCACGACCCTCGTTCCGCGGCTCAACGAACTGGGCGAACTGAAACTCGAAAAGTTCGTCTTCTGA